GTTTGGGAAAGCGGTTATCTCGACAGCAACGGCGACCTCTGCGACATGCACTCCGTTGACGTTGCCACCCATCGTATCCGACGTGACAAAGACCTGTTCAATTTGCAAACTAAATTTCTGATCAACAACGTCCGGGGGACCGATCGGGAGGCCGCGCTGCCGCTCAACTTTTCGCTCGATCAACTCGTCTTTCTGAGGCCCGGTGCGGTCCCCGTGTCGGTCCTCAATCATCCACCTCTGATCCGCATGGAAGCCCACAGCATCGCGCCGCTTGACCATCGCGTTGCCCATTACCACATCCCGTCATCGGTGATGACCAAACGCGGTCCTTATCGACTGAGTGTTCGCCTGCGTAGCCGCACAGAACCGATGTACTTCATGCGACAGATCAATAGTACTCCGGAAATGATTCGCCGAATGATCGAAGGCACTTTGGATCTTCATCCCAGCAGCCACACGTTCTGGGTGAAGTAATGAAGCGAGTTTCATCGATCTCTTCTATCGTTTTCGTTATGTTGCTCCTCGTTAGTGCGGCGACAACGTTAGCGCAAACACACCGTTTAAGCGGACGCACAATCCGTCGACTACCGTCAACTCGAATGGAAGTCGCAGCCGAAAAACCGCCTGCTCATTTTCGCGTCACCAAGTTTGATGCCCGAAAATTCAATATTTCGATTCTCACATCACTGGCACAACAAGAGTTGGGCGGATGGAAACCGGCCGGTCCGACGATGCCACATCGCCTGCCCAACGGCGGACAAGCGTTAGCGTTGCCCCGTCAAACTGCTACGAATCCACTCGCGATGACGTCGACCACGCGTCCGACCCTAGCGTCGGTCGCGACGGAAACAAAGCCGGGCCCAAACAAACACGCCAAGGAAACGACGAAAGACAAGCCGACATCGGAAACGTTCATCAATCCGCGAATCGACCTCTCCAAGGCGGAACTGCATGCCAACAGTGCAGACTTCTCGACCGTGTGCCTGGCGAATGAGTGCGACGCGGTCGATGGTGCCCAGGAGGCCTTTCCATACGACTCAAAACACGATGTCCCGACGCAGCACCCTTGGATCGAATGGGGCCGAGTCTGGTATGGCGATGGGATCACACCGCGTGGCATCGACCTGTTCGGTCCCTACAACCTGGTCCGTCCCAAGTTTTACATGTACGGCGACTTCCGGACGGGGGTCGCCAGCGGACGCAACGCCGCTGGGCGGACTGACAATTGGGCGAACCGCCTGAATCTTGATCTCGATTTACAAATCACCGATTCGGAACGCTTCCACACCTTTGTCGGTCCGCTCGACGAGAACAACCAATTCACGCGATGGGAGCTGGTCGATGGTGACCTCCGCTATCGAAACGAAATGGACCTAACCCCGGCGACGGCCTTCTTTGAAGGAGATATGGGTGCGATCCTTGGTGCTTGGTCAGGCCAATCGTCGCCGTTTGAATTTCCGGTGACCGCAGGCCTTGTACCGCTACTATTTCAAAACGGCATCTGGATGGAAGATGCGGCTAGTGGATTCGCGTTTGCCTTTCCCGCCAAACATTCCCGATTGCTGAACTGGTCGAACTTCGATTGGACCTTCTTTGCACTCTTTGACCAACTCAATAGCCCGGCATTCCAAGACGACAACGATGCCCACGCATACGGGACAGCTGCTTTCATCGAAGCGTATGGCGGATACATCGAAGCCGGGTACGCGTACCTGCATGCCCGGCAAGATGAGTCGCTCAGCTACCATAACGCAACGGTTAGTTTCACACGCCGCTACTTCGATCGGCTAAGCAACAGCGTTCGCGTGATTGTCAACAGCGGTCAAGATCGCGTCCGCAACCAGCGAACCGCCGACGGCGGCCTACTGTTAGTCGAAAACAGTCTGATTACCGCGTCCCCCTTGACCGTCGTTCCGTACGCAAACTTTTTCTATGGCTGGGGACGACCGCAATCGGTGGCTCGCGCCGGAATCTCGGGCGGTATTCTTCGCAACACCGGGATCAACTTCGACACCGATGGCGTCAACGGATTTGCTACTCTCGATGTCTCTGCCGCCGATACCGTCGGTGGCTCGATCGGTATCGACCTCATCGGCGAAAGTTTGGATCGTCAATTGCTCCTCGAGCTCAGCTACCTCACTCCGCACGGCGATATGGCATTGGCCAATGGCGATCAATTCGCCGTCGGTGCTCGCTACCAATTCCCAATCACCAATGCGACCCTACTTCGATTTGACGCCATGCATGGATGGCGGGAAAACGATCGTGACGTCTATGGGACCCGGATGGAATACCGCTGGAAATTCTAGCTCGACACGAGGTCTAAAATGCGTCGCATCTCTGCGACCGCCTCACGCATGCCGACCATCACGGCGCGGCTAATGATCGCATGACCAATATTTAGCTCAATCACGTTCTCAAGCTTGGCGATCGGTCGCACGTTGGCATAGTTCAGCCCGTGCCCTGCGTGCAGCCGTATGCCTTCCGAGGTTGCAACCCGGCCGGCGTCACGCAACCGCTCGATTTCAGCAGCGACGTTGTCGCGACCGGCGTGCGCGTACGGTCCCGTATGAAGCTCAACGGCATCCACCCCCAGCTTCGCGGATGCCGCCACCTGCTTGGGGTCAGGATCAACAAACAGGCTGGTCAAGATTCCCTCGCCTTTAAGCCTCTTGACCGCCGCGGCGATTCGCCCGTCGTCGCCGGCGACGTTCAAACCGCCTTCGGTTGTCACTTCTTCACGACTCTCGGGCACCAGCAATGCCCAATCCGGTTTGACTCGTAGCGCGATCGCCAATACATCGTCAGCACATGCAAGTTCAAAGTTCGTTCGAACAGTGACCGTTTGGACCAGTAATTCGACGTCGCGATCTTGAATGTGCCGTCGATCCTCGCGAAGGTGAAACGTGATCCCGTCGGCGCCGCCTTGTTCGGCAAGCGCCGCCGCGACGACCGGATCGGGTTCGTAGGTCCGCCGCGCTTGACGAACGGTTGCGACGTGGTCAATGTTGACGCCTAATTCGATCATGGACCGCCTTCGGGGGGATGGAGCATGTTGCTTGCGAGGATCAGCGGGTTTCCGGTTTCAAGGAATCCCATCTGTAATCGCCGGTCACACCGGACCGGGATGGGCGGCTATTAAAAACGATCGCCCCTCGATCCGTCTACTCGCCTTCGCTCTCTTCGGACCCCTCATTGCGATAGTAGGTTCGCAGCGGTTTTGGCAAAGGATCAATCGCAAGCTGCTCGGCGATCGCGCCGTCGCTCTTGGCGGTTCGCAACACAGAAACCATGTCGGCATAATCGCCGCCGACCGCCGCGATACCTTCCAGCAGGCCCGCGACCGTGGCGTCGGCAATCTGTCGCCTATCAGGCTCCCCGACTTGGAAGCGGCTAACCCGAAGCTGTTGAGGGTTGGCCGGATTGGGCTTTACGATCAATCCCAATGGGCCAAGGATCGCTCCGTCAATCCGCAGCGGACCGCAATCACCGAACACGACGACCTCGGGAGTTTCGCGAGTCGAAATTGCGATCGCAGGGGCAGCCGCAGAAGCGACTCGGTAGAACATGCATGTCTTGCCGATTTTCTTGGACGACATCATCCCGCCGGATTCCCGCCGTTGCCGCATCACGTTGAATGCCCCATATCGCGTTTCGATGCTTTCTTGATCAAAGAGCTGTTTCAAAGAATCAACAACACCGGGGTGCTCGGCACCTTCGAGCGCTTTGAACGCGGGATATCGAAATGCGGGGTCGGTTTGAATCACCCGAACTAGTGGCTCGATCGATTCGTGTCGATCAAGGTAGGCAAGTGACTCCGCGGCATAGAAGACAAGTTCCGGGTTCGCGTTTTTCGCACCGGCAATCAATGTCGGGATCGCACTTTCGCCGATGGCTTCAAGCTGGAGCGCGGCTTCGGCGGCAGTCGCCGGGTCCGCCAGTTCGCTCGCCAGGGTTCGCAGACGGGTTTGTTGCTCGGAAACGCTGGTGTCGATCACGATCGAACGCAAAACAGAAACGTACCGTCCCAAGGAATCTTCGTATCGCGGATGCACCTCGACTTCGACGTAATCATCTTCGACGGCC
This genomic window from Roseiconus lacunae contains:
- a CDS encoding flagellar basal body P-ring protein FlgI; its protein translation is MQPRTPSSPTRRFPIGFLIAGILAASLAGCSLLKGKKDGEVKSLASLMEPPTPPELIGQAAAPRGLAPIRISGVGLVNSLAGTGGPADPSPYRDQLVDEMRRNDIKDAFAILEQDDNALVRVMGTIPAGAKRGDPIDLVIESPLDANAETLHGGWLLETRLRQQKILGGRVRQGGLMAMGMGAVLPRSAFESGDDPRLATQGFVLGGGTVQESRQMGFVIRPEYQHVKVAAQIAAAINRRFFFFDGTTRRGVAKAVEDDYVEVEVHPRYEDSLGRYVSVLRSIVIDTSVSEQQTRLRTLASELADPATAAEAALQLEAIGESAIPTLIAGAKNANPELVFYAAESLAYLDRHESIEPLVRVIQTDPAFRYPAFKALEGAEHPGVVDSLKQLFDQESIETRYGAFNVMRQRRESGGMMSSKKIGKTCMFYRVASAAAPAIAISTRETPEVVVFGDCGPLRIDGAILGPLGLIVKPNPANPQQLRVSRFQVGEPDRRQIADATVAGLLEGIAAVGGDYADMVSVLRTAKSDGAIAEQLAIDPLPKPLRTYYRNEGSEESEGE
- a CDS encoding pyridoxine 5'-phosphate synthase; this translates as MIELGVNIDHVATVRQARRTYEPDPVVAAALAEQGGADGITFHLREDRRHIQDRDVELLVQTVTVRTNFELACADDVLAIALRVKPDWALLVPESREEVTTEGGLNVAGDDGRIAAAVKRLKGEGILTSLFVDPDPKQVAASAKLGVDAVELHTGPYAHAGRDNVAAEIERLRDAGRVATSEGIRLHAGHGLNYANVRPIAKLENVIELNIGHAIISRAVMVGMREAVAEMRRILDLVSS